A region of Pseudomonas putida DNA encodes the following proteins:
- a CDS encoding ABC transporter permease, which translates to MYLLRLALASLANRRFTAFLTAFAIALSVCLLLAVERVRTEARASFASTISGTDLIVGARSGSVNLLLYSVFRIGNATNNIRWDSYQHYAQDPRVKWAIPISLGDSHRGYRVMGTTGDYFNHYQYGRRQHLELSQGRAFADDPFEVVLGAEVAEALHYKLGDKLVLAHGVAAISLVKHDDKPFTVVGVLKRTGTPVDRTLHISLGGMEAIHIDWHNGVPARGAGRISAEQARSMDLQPAAITAFMLGLNSKIATFSLQREINEYRNEPLLAILPGVALQELWSLMGTAEQALFVVSLFVVLTGLIGMLTAILTSLNERRREMAILRSVGARPWHIAGLLVLEALALATVGIAAGLGLLYAGIALAQGYVQANYGLYLPLALPSAHEWTLLAIILGAALLMGSVPAWRAYRQSLADGLSIHL; encoded by the coding sequence ATGTACCTGCTTCGTCTTGCCCTGGCCAGCCTGGCCAACCGCCGTTTCACCGCGTTTCTCACCGCCTTTGCCATCGCCCTGTCGGTGTGCCTGCTGCTGGCCGTGGAGCGGGTTCGCACCGAGGCCCGCGCCAGCTTCGCCAGCACCATCAGCGGTACCGACCTGATCGTTGGCGCCCGCTCTGGCTCGGTGAACCTGTTGTTGTATTCGGTGTTCCGCATCGGCAACGCCACCAATAACATTCGCTGGGACAGTTACCAGCACTACGCCCAGGACCCACGGGTAAAGTGGGCCATCCCCATCTCGCTGGGCGACTCGCACCGCGGCTATCGCGTGATGGGCACCACGGGCGACTACTTCAACCACTACCAATATGGCCGTAGGCAGCACCTGGAACTGAGCCAGGGCCGTGCCTTCGCCGATGACCCGTTCGAGGTGGTACTCGGCGCCGAAGTGGCCGAGGCATTGCACTACAAATTGGGCGACAAACTGGTGCTGGCCCATGGTGTGGCGGCGATCAGCCTGGTCAAGCACGACGACAAGCCGTTCACCGTGGTCGGTGTGCTCAAGCGTACGGGTACACCGGTCGACCGCACCCTGCATATCAGCCTGGGGGGTATGGAGGCCATCCATATCGACTGGCACAACGGCGTGCCCGCCCGTGGCGCGGGACGCATCAGCGCCGAACAGGCCCGCAGCATGGACCTGCAACCTGCCGCCATCACCGCGTTCATGCTTGGCCTGAACAGCAAAATCGCCACTTTCAGCCTGCAACGGGAAATCAACGAGTACCGCAACGAACCCTTGCTGGCGATCTTGCCGGGGGTCGCCCTGCAGGAGCTTTGGAGCCTGATGGGTACCGCAGAGCAGGCGCTGTTCGTGGTCTCGCTGTTCGTGGTGCTGACCGGGTTGATCGGCATGCTCACGGCGATTCTCACCAGCCTCAACGAGCGCCGGCGGGAAATGGCGATACTGCGGTCGGTCGGCGCCAGGCCGTGGCACATCGCGGGGCTGCTGGTACTGGAAGCGCTGGCGCTGGCTACAGTCGGGATCGCGGCCGGGCTTGGGTTGCTATATGCGGGTATTGCCTTGGCCCAGGGGTACGTACAGGCCAACTACGGTTTGTACCTGCCGCTGGCCCTGCCGAGCGCTCACGAATGGACCTTGCTGGCTATCATCCTGGGCGCCGCGTTGCTGATGGGCAGCGTACCGGCCTGGCGTGCCTATCGGCAGTCGCTGGCCGATGGCTTGTCGATCCACCTCTGA